In the genome of Colletotrichum lupini chromosome 8, complete sequence, one region contains:
- a CDS encoding RING-like domain-containing protein — protein sequence MNIVREHYNDGNRAFLQAFLARGTLTYEDAQPILAGIFTIEAQDGEPVAPEQVTMEDFDSYLQAAAEGVSFFDYEIRSTIHQVTKKRIYALVNTASDPMTQLATTYNAEQIAFTKRLLDAMFETYNSPRMELMCITEMQAIKLARPPRQNNNHNDENGEPTQTQSSSDKGLKHSEVEDMLANLVNQGWLEKSKDGFYSLSPRALLELRAWLIDSFNDPDAAAQDWQRIKFCEACREIVTVGQRCAERDCNARLHNTCQEGYWRTQRSHKCPRCSKDWDGEHYVGEQAMTSTEAYQRGRRRSGGGRKSNAADEVMHENGEHGDEEEEDEDEA from the coding sequence ATGAACATTGTCCGAGAACACTACAACGATGGCAACCGTGCCTTCCTTCAAGCCTTCCTGGCTCGGGGCACCCTCACATACGAAGACGCACAGCCCATTCTAGCCGGAATCTTCACCATCGAAGCCCAAGATGGCGAGCCAGTCGCTCCCGAACAGGTCACGATGGAGGACTTCGACTCTTATCTGCAAGCTGCAGCCGAAGGCGTCTCCTTCTTTGACTATGAGATACGAAGCACGATCCATCAAGTCACCAAGAAGCGCATCTACGCTCTCGTGAACACCGCCTCCGACCCCATGACGCAGCTGGCGACCACATACAACGCAGAACAGATTGCCTTTACAAAGAGGTTATTGGACGCCATGTTCGAGACATATAACTCCCCGCGCATGGAGCTCATGTGCATCACGGAGATGCAGGCTATTAAGCTGGCTCGCCCTCCTCGGCAGAACAACAATCATAACGACGAGAACGGAGAACCCACGCAGACGCAGTCTTCCTCGGACAAGGGACTTAAGCACAGCGAAGTGGAAGACATGCTGGCGAACCTAGTGAACCAGGGTTGGTTAGAGAAGTCCAAGGACGGGTTCTACAGCCTCAGCCCAAGAGCACTGCTTGAGCTCAGGGCATGGCTGATTGACTCGTTCAACGACCCCGACGCGGCCGCGCAAGATTGGCAGCGCATCAAGTTCTGCGAGGCGTGTAGGGAAATCGTCACAGTTGGACAACGGTGCGCGGAACGAGACTGCAACGCGCGCCTGCACAATACATGTCAAGAAGGTTACTGGCGCACTCAACGGAGTCACAAGTGTCCCAGGTGCTCAAAGGACTGGGATGGTGAACACTATGTTGGAGAGCAGGCTATGACCAGCACAGAGGCATATCAAAGGGGCCGCCGGAGGAGTGGAGGTGGCAGAAAGAGTAATGCGGCAGACGAAGTCATGCACGAAAACGGGGAGCATGgagacgaagaagaagaagacgaggaTGAGGCATGA